GCTGACCGAGATCAACGCCTTTCTCGCGACCGATACCGGTGCCTATTTCGCGTCGCAGTCGATCCTGATGTCTGCCGATCCGCACGTGATGCAGGCCACGATGCAGGCCCTTCCGACGATGATGGGCGCCTTGCCGGAGTTGATGATCGGTTTGGAAGGCGCCGTGGCGGACTTGCCGGAGCAGAAAACCTACGACGCGCTTACGGTAACGGAACGCGCGGAAATCGCCGAAATGCTCGGGATCGAGCTTTCGCAACTCGAAGCGGACATGCGGCGCGCCGAGAACCCGCCTGCTATAAGCACCATGTCTCTCGACGAAGACGAGGAAGAGCTCGTAGACGAGGACGATATCTGAGCATCCCGATTTCGTTCCTGTTCCGTCGCCACGAACCGGTCAGGCAGGCGCTCCTGCCATGACCGGGACCATACGGGTCCCGCACGAGATCGAGGCCTGGTTCGCAGGCCGCGACTGGCGTATCCGTTCGCACCAGCATGACATGTTCGCGGCCGCCCGATCCGGCCGGCATGCACTTCTCGTGGCGGATACGGGGGCCGGGAAAACGCTGGCGGGTTTCCTGCCTACGCTGGCCGACTTCTGCCCCTCCGTGACGGGAGAGGTCGGACCGCCGGAAGGCCTGCACACGCTCTATGTCTCCCCATTGAAGGCGCTCGCGCACGATGTGCAGCGCAACCTTGTCGCACCTGTCGAGGAGATGGGCCTCCCGATCCGAATCGAGACACGCAGTGGCGATACGCCTTCCGACCGGAAGCGGCGACAGCGGGAAAAGCCGCCGCATATCCTCCTGACGACGCCTGAGTCGCTGTCGCTGCTCCTGTCCTATCCGGAAAGCTTCGACCTGTTCGCGTCGCTCAAGCGCATCGTGATCGACGAGGTGCATGCCTTCGCCACCGGCAAGCGGGGCGACCTTCTGGCGCTGGCTCTGTCACGGCTTCAGGCGCTTGCGCCCGCCATGCAGCGCGCGGCGCTGTCCGCCACCGTGGCCGATCCGGATGGCTACCGGGACTGGCTTGCACCCGACGGAGATGTCGACCGGGTGACGCTGGTGATCGGGGAGAAGGGCGCCGACCCGCAGGTCGATATCCTGTTACCGGACGAGGAACGCGTGCCGTGGGGCGGCCATGCGGCGACGTGGGCGATTCCGCAATTGATCGACCTAATCCGCGCGAACCGAACCACGCTGGTCTTCACCAACACCCGTTTCCTGGCGGAGTACATCTTCCAGCACATCTGGGATGCCAATGAGGAGAACCTGCCGATCGGCATCCACCACGGATCGCTCAGCAAGGAAGCGCGCCGCAAGGTGGAAGGTGCGATGGCGCGTGGCGAGCTGAGGGCGCTCGTCGCGACCGCCAGCCTCGACCTCGGCGTCGACTGGGGCGATGTCGATTGCGTGGTCCAGATGGGAGCTCCCAAGGGATCGAGCCGCCTGCTCCAGCGGATCGGCCGGGCGAACCACCGGCTGGACCTGCCCAGCAGGGCTGTGCTGGTCCCCGGCAACAGGTTCGAGTTTCTGGAGGCCACTGCGGCGCGGGACGCCGTGGAAGAGGGCCAGCGGGATGGCGAGGACTTCCGGGCAGGTGGGCTGGACGTGCTCGCCCAGCACGTGATGGCGTGCGCATGTGCGGCGCCGTTCGACGAGGAAGCCCTGCTGAGGGAAATCCGGTCCTGCACCAGCTATGCCTGGGTCGACGAGGCCGTTTGGGACCGTGTGCTGAACTTCGTCGCCACCGGGGGCTACGCGCTGCGCGCCTACGACAAGTTCCGGCGCATCGTACGGGACCGCCTGGGCGTATGGCGCCTGGCCCATCCCGAACATGCCGCGAGGCACCGGCTGAATGCCGGCATCATCATGGACGGCGAAATGCTGACCGTGCGGTTCCGCAACGGTCGGCAGCTTGGCAGGGTCGAGGAACGCTTCGCTGCGCAGCTTTCGCCCGCCGATACCTTCGCCTTTGCCGGGACGAGCCTCGAGGTCGAGCAGGTCAAGGACATGGAAGTAATCGTGCGCGCATCGACGAAGAGCGCGATGATCCCGTCCTATGGCGGCGCGCGACTGCCATTGACGACCCATCTGGCGGACCGGGTCCGCGCCATGCTGCAGGATCGGCCCGGATGGGCGCGCTTTCCCGACGACGTTCGCGAATGGCTGGAAATGCAGGACTGGCGCAGTCGGCTGCCCGGACCGGACGAGCTGCTGGTGGAAAGTTTCCCCCACGGCGGGCGGGAATACACGGTGTACTACACTTTCGAAGGATGGAACGCGAACCAGAGTCTGGGCATGCTCATCACCCGCCGCATGGAGGACAGGGGGCTGCTTCCGGGCGGCTTCGTGGCGAACGATTACTCGCTGGCCGTATGGGGGCTGCGGCCGGTGACCGATCCGGCACCGCTCCTGTCACCCGATATCCTGACGGAGGAATTCGTGGACTGGGTACAGGACTCCCAATTGCTGCGCCGCGCATTTCGCGAAGTGGCCGTGATCGGCGGGCTGGTGGAGCGCCAGCATCCAGGGAAGCGCAAGACCGGCAAGCAGGTGACCTTTTCGACCGACCTGATCTACGACGTGCTGCGAAAGCACGAGCCGGACCACCTGCTGCTGGAAGCGGCCTGGGCGGATGCACGGGCGCGCATGACGGATGTCGGCCGGCTCGGGGACCTCTTGGACAGGTCCGCGGACCAACTGATCCACGTGGAGCTAGACCGGGTCAGTCCGCTCGCCGTGCCGGTCATGGTCATGATCGGGCGGGAAAGCGTGCCGCAGGGCGCGGTCGACGACGAGTTGCTGCTGGAAGCGGAAAGCCTCGCCGATGCCGCGATGCGATCGGAAACGCTGGACTAGATCGGACGGCCGAACTCCCGGTACTTCTCGTTGCCCACGAAGCCGAACTTCGTGACCCCACTCGCCCTGATGGTCTTCATCGTACGGACTGAGATGTCATAGCTGGCGAGTGCCATCGGTTCGAACTGGAGCTCGGGTTCCACATCGAGTTGCGTGCTCGCTCTCAGAAGCGTGCTCAGCTGCGTGCCACCGACCGGCGTGCCGTTCCACAGGATGCGATCGCTCTCGTCGATCACGATCTTGTTTTTCAGAGGATCGAGTGTGGGACGCGGGCAATCGGCACAATCCTGCGGCAGCTCTACGTCGACCGAGTGAGTGGCGACCGGAATGGTGATGATGAACATTATGAGGAGAACCAGC
This genomic interval from Qipengyuania sp. JC766 contains the following:
- a CDS encoding ligase-associated DNA damage response DEXH box helicase; translation: MTGTIRVPHEIEAWFAGRDWRIRSHQHDMFAAARSGRHALLVADTGAGKTLAGFLPTLADFCPSVTGEVGPPEGLHTLYVSPLKALAHDVQRNLVAPVEEMGLPIRIETRSGDTPSDRKRRQREKPPHILLTTPESLSLLLSYPESFDLFASLKRIVIDEVHAFATGKRGDLLALALSRLQALAPAMQRAALSATVADPDGYRDWLAPDGDVDRVTLVIGEKGADPQVDILLPDEERVPWGGHAATWAIPQLIDLIRANRTTLVFTNTRFLAEYIFQHIWDANEENLPIGIHHGSLSKEARRKVEGAMARGELRALVATASLDLGVDWGDVDCVVQMGAPKGSSRLLQRIGRANHRLDLPSRAVLVPGNRFEFLEATAARDAVEEGQRDGEDFRAGGLDVLAQHVMACACAAPFDEEALLREIRSCTSYAWVDEAVWDRVLNFVATGGYALRAYDKFRRIVRDRLGVWRLAHPEHAARHRLNAGIIMDGEMLTVRFRNGRQLGRVEERFAAQLSPADTFAFAGTSLEVEQVKDMEVIVRASTKSAMIPSYGGARLPLTTHLADRVRAMLQDRPGWARFPDDVREWLEMQDWRSRLPGPDELLVESFPHGGREYTVYYTFEGWNANQSLGMLITRRMEDRGLLPGGFVANDYSLAVWGLRPVTDPAPLLSPDILTEEFVDWVQDSQLLRRAFREVAVIGGLVERQHPGKRKTGKQVTFSTDLIYDVLRKHEPDHLLLEAAWADARARMTDVGRLGDLLDRSADQLIHVELDRVSPLAVPVMVMIGRESVPQGAVDDELLLEAESLADAAMRSETLD
- a CDS encoding biopolymer transporter ExbD, giving the protein MAKFDTPMGEMNTTPLIDVLLVLLIMFIITIPVATHSVDVELPQDCADCPRPTLDPLKNKIVIDESDRILWNGTPVGGTQLSTLLRASTQLDVEPELQFEPMALASYDISVRTMKTIRASGVTKFGFVGNEKYREFGRPI